From the genome of Solanum stenotomum isolate F172 chromosome 5, ASM1918654v1, whole genome shotgun sequence:
tgtaagctttttttttttttctgtataATTTATGATGCCTTCTGGATTTTAGGTCATTATATCATCAAGTAATTACAAAAATGTGTTGTATCAAACCCCTTTTTGCTAATGTAACACCACTCAGACATTATCTAGGTAATTGAATAAATAACATTTCTTGTCATTTTTATACTACGGACACAAATAGATACAAATGTGCCCAAGAAAACACTACTCTGTCTACTATGACCAAacatagaaaatgaaaaattgccTACAAGTTGTGATTTGACATAGGACAAACATAATTACCAGAAAAAGTATTTTAGGAAATTCAAACTGcaactttttgaatttttttttcttttcaaaaccACACACTTCTACGTAAgcatattttgataatttggccaaacatgctaaaaataaaataaccgAACAAAAAAAGTCTCAAAATTTAGTCTATCAGTATAAAAGATAAAAGCAATAGCGTATCTCACCGGCTTGAGATTTTCATAAGTCACAAAAAGGGTAACACATCATCCTTCAAACATAATACGTTATCTAAGGTTTAAAATCtccaataaaattaaataacaacaTGAAACtaattcatcataatttttaATCAGAGCAACCCAATGTTGCTTTGATTTTTGAAACTGTAGAGCTCAAAAGGCTTTGAATATAAACCATTGCCTCCATATGTTGGTCCTGGGAGATTGAATTATTAGCACAAATCAACTTTTGAAAAGTCACTGTCAAGATTGATCCATTTTGTGCATTTCCATTACTGTTCATGTCTGAGGCGAGGCGACCATCAGGACTTATGATGATACCTGAAGGCAAAATGACAACTTTTTCCCCATCGACTCCATTGAGAAATGAAGTGTATGTTGTTGAATCTATTGGTCCATAGATTAAAAAAGCTCCCATTTTATCGATGCTTGACTCTTGAAGAACTAACATGTTGTTCCCTATTGGCATAGGCTACATACACATATAAACAGTTTCAGAAAAAATAGTGTAAGCACTAAAAAGAAATCCGAATTGTGACGGACAATTTTTGACGCTAAACGAAAGCAATTTCATCTTATTAGCTTAGCAACAAGTAAGTGATGAATTTCATAACTAATTCTTGTCCTTTTTATAGTCATATGTATTTATCATAATTAGTTTGTCTACCACTCAAAAGTGAAATTAGACCACAAAAAATGCCTTTTGATTAAGTaatcaaagattaaaaaaataaaggggAAAAAAGATGCAAGTTCGAAATTTTGGTATTTTTACATGTGAAAACAAGATGAATCCAAATCATAggtactttttttaaaaattcttgaGATATACTAAAGTATCATTATTTGATAATTTAAGAAGAAAATAGCaaaccataaataaataaatatgacaaATACCTGAATGAatgtaatacaattttttgaAGAAGTTCCCGTAAGTACTCGATCCCTCTCAGTAACATTATTTCCACCAGATAAAACATCCCactagaaataaaaaatcaaaatcaaacgataaacaaaatcataatttgattgtcaaaaattatttcatgaTCAGAGTATTATAAgaccaaataataaaataaaattaactatgCACAGTTAATGCTAAGAGTTAAGCATGTAGATAACTTGAGAGCCTACTTATAGAGAAGTAGAATTTATGACTTTATCTTGatggtttaaaaaattattaacactAAACTTattgtacttttaatattatgaGTTAAGAttctcatatttattatttattgaaatttttgtgAATTTCACATGAAAATCAATACAGGGATTGAAAAAAAGTTAATCTATAAGGGTACTTTGAAGGGTcgtttgattaaaaaataagttatataggGATTGatagtacaaaaaatatattttataggaTGTTCGATTTACtgcattaaaaataaatatatacagtaCAAAGATACATATCGTAAGATCTTTGTTTAACAACAACATTTCGCTATGACATCTAATTTCTTTGGATCCGATGtcaatatcatattatattaatatgttCTTTATAACAACATATCTATTTAGCaaccaaaaatataaatgaacAAACTGCACTATTATAAATAGGTTTGACACATACCTGACATCTTGTGTTGTTATCTTTGAGGAGATTAAAAATAGTTTCAAATGAAAGAGGAACCCACAGGGAAGTAGCAGCAGTAGCAATGAAGCCTTTCGGTTgggtaatttcttcattttttcttataGAAACTCTATTTTCATTATTCAAATGTGATGAAGTTGAAAAACCTAATTTGTCTGTCATGCTTAGAGTTTCACAAAAACTCTTCACCATTCTTTGAGATAGGTTCATCACATTTTTCACCCCTTCTGAAATATCATTAAAAAAGCAAACATTAATATTGACATATCAAATTAGGGTGTGTTTAGTGTGACATAAggaaatttttagaaaatatttttttttgaagaaacattttgaaaaatataatgaagATTGATCCATGATAATAATATTAGCAAATCAGATAGTGTTGTGATGATATGTTCAGGTGTTAAAGATGATAGTAATGTCCTAGTGGTTTTGAGGTGTCGATATAATGTTAAAAGTTAAGATAAGTTTTAGTGATCATTTTTCCTGCTTCTTTGTTGGAAGATATTTctgtagaaaataatttattttttattaaaaaaacactaTCCAAACACatccctaaaaaaaataaaactttacgGATAtgttttgagttaaaaattgTGATAATTGCAAAGAAAAATGTCTTTCACCCAAAGATAAAAGAGGTGATCACTTTTCAGACCTTTTAGagggaaaatattttctctagtcAAACATcgaaaaataacttattttttcaaaaaacaaaattcacGCCAAACACACttttaaagcaaaaaaagaaCTTTTGAAAGGAAGAAGACGTttcaaataaacaaagaaaaaaggatGGATTCAAACCACATCAAGATTTCCTTTTTTCTAATCAAAGCCGCCTTGAGATGACGATTCATTTTACATAGACTCTTATCTTATctattaattttgaaaagtcATAAATACGTAAAGAATGAGATATAAAACAGAACCTCCTTGGGAATCATCCGTAGCAGCATATGTTACAGGCATTGCAAAATTATATCTCTCAGACATCCTTTGAAGTGTAACAATCCATCTTTCAGCTTCATATGTTTGACGTCCACATAACAAGTCTCTAAAGATATGATTCACCTGACATTTTTCATCTATTTGGACATGTTCAATCCATGCAACCTACAAGACAAAAACTAATCAAGAAAGCATAAACATAACTTGATCATTGGAAACATTTTTGATAGAAATGTATATTGCGAATTCGTGTTTTTTTAAGTAGTGAATCGTACAAGGTGAGGATTGTTTAAGATCATAGAAGAATACAACTATTCATCCTCTCTTGTTTATATTTGAACGTTTGGCGCATCAACAACCTAATATGGATCGGTGTTCAACattaattgttaaattaagaatAGTGATAGGCCTGGCAAATCTCATAGAACATGTTATAAAGATGATTATTGAATCTAATGtaatcccaaaatataactcataAGGTTGTTATCAAGATTGTCCAAGGATATACATAAAGATCAAATGTTCATTTTGTAAACGAATAATGGGGACACTTTAAACAGCCGTGACACACATTCAAAGCTAAATATTTGGAGTGTGAACAACATAACACGAGGATCTGATATTGGATAAGTCAAGAATAAAGATAGGTCTCATTCTTATACCATATTAGGAAATAGACACAACGATATAGGCATCATACGTGTAAACTTCTACCTATGTAATAAATTCCTTGGAAAATAAGCTACATGTAAATAGTGATATTTATCATAGGTTTGAGTTGTGGAAACAACCTCTTATAAAAATGCAAGATAAATATGTGTGCCCTTGTGGTCCGATCCTTTCTTAGAACCCGCGCATAGTAAAATTTTAGTGCACCAACTACCTTTTTATATAAATAGTGATATATTCAGAGAGAGAAAGTGATTCTTACCATACTTTTGCCATCACCTGTATCTTGAATTACACAACCAGAAGGAAACTTCCAAGCATAAGAAGGTGCACAAGTTTTAATCTCTTTGAATAAATCATAAGAAACATCCACCATTATCCATGTTGTTTGATCAAGTTGTTTACAACAACGTATGAAGACAAAATCTCTAGCTTCCACTAGAGGAGATAAAATATGTAACTTTTCATACATCTGTTTTCAAGAATCAGAAAAAAATTAGATCATTTTGTGAAACAATTTTaatatctatttaatttttaggaaaaaaaaaattcaaagttgaatTAATATTTTACTAATTGTATAGAGACTTCTGTATTCCCAGaatcaagaacatcaacaatCCTAGCTTTTGTGACTATAGTAGGAAACATGTTCATCCATTTGATCTGCATATATAAAATCAATCAGCATATGATTAATGAttataaacaataataattatgcctaaaaaaatttcttgttTTTGGGCTCGACTATGTAAATACTCATTGTACATGTTTGTCACTCCATTTAAACTTATCTTAATCAATATTGTATGGGaacaacttaaaattaaaatgatatatagaaAAGTAGCTAAAAATTTGAAGTCATTGGAAAATAACGAATTTGAAATCCATGACGGAAGTGTGTtagatttcaaaaaataatgataGCAACTTTGGATCTCTCACTTTCTCAAGTTCAAAATCTATGACACTAACATGGTATGTGTCCATGGTATGTTTCCACATCAAAAGAGGCTagttttcaaaacaaaattacttaaacactttatattttcaaaaatctatcCAAAAGTTGACTAGCACACACACTATTCACTATATAAAACACATGAGagatacttatatatataacacAGCAAGCCTCGGACCCTACTGACACGTTCTAAAGTCGATCAGCCTAAGCCCAAAGTAAACAATATCACTTGTGAATTGAACTGTTATAGCATAAAAATGTTTAAGAAACTTACCGGATCACggaaattttttatcaaatcaatTGCAGTCATTGGCACAACTCCAAAACTCCTTGATGATTCAATTCGAGCAGTTGATGATTTATAAGGtcgatttgaatttgaaaatgttcTATCATAACTCTCACGATGAATAAGCCACCCCTCATCAACTGATGATTTTACCCAAAGTGGTTCATTCACATACACAAGTCCAAGCATTTCATTGATAGCAGGAACAACTATCTCAAAAATAACTGATTTCTCCCCATTATTATCATGATGAAACCCATAATTTTCTTGTTCTAATTGGGATATTATTgggatatttttaatatttattgaatGTGCTCGAACATTATTATTGTCATTATTATTTTCTGGATGAAAAGAAGAATTATATCCAATGGGAGAGCCACCTATAGTTTGCCTCAACAAACATTCATCAGACGAATTTGTCAAAGATCCAAGAGTAGAATTTGGCGGTGCCAAATTTGAATCCATCACAAAAGACTTTTCATGATAACTTGAGATGATATTTGATATTATTCTTTTACGCTgcagaataaaaataataattgctaAGTTAAGTTACGTACTATAATagacaattatttatattaaacatgattttgagaatgtaaaaatataaagtaaataaTTGCTAtctgtgtatatatatgtaacatAAATTCCCTTCATTCAATTAGTTGACTATGAGATGAAGGTGAAATCAAGAGACTCATGAAATCATAAAGATCGAGAACATTGTTTCTCTTGGAAAGAATAAACATTGAAGCAAAAGATTCACATGAAATCATCTTAGCAAGAAAGTCAATTATGACTTTACTTTATTCATGGAAACAGAATCACTCACTCATTTCTAAGAATCAAATCTTTTCGATTCTTCTCTTCAATTATTCCAACGACTTCTTCTACTATTATAAAAAGCCAATAGAaggatataaaatatataaaacagtCTGAACTTTTAAGCAATCACTATATTTCTTTGAGAATTTGGATTGTACAAGCAAAAATATGACTAAATTCTGGTCCATCTACTGTGGCCTTATGTTGGCATAGGATTAGGGTTATAATATGTACTCAAAAAAAGGAGGAGAGAAATATTATTTGTGAGACTATtgtatcaaaaaaaaatcgagTGAAAAAAACACTGAGTATAGTCATAGGAAATATACTCCAACTCTGTACAAGAACATATTCAACGAACTAGAAGAGAATACAATTGCAACCAAAGAGGACTAGACTACAATCTATTCAGGATCcctattattataaaaatatttggtGTCAAATTAACTTTTCGTACTTCCATTCTTCCCTGTGTGTTGAACTGCTTTGGATTTATCAGAAGTCAACTACTGGAGTCAATCGacttagaaaagaaaaatagaaactCACCCCATCCCACCCCTCTTGCATTTTTAATAGGTATCAGAGCAAGGTCTCACAACTTATTTCCTAACAATAAGTGAGAAACATCCTTCCAAACAAAGTTACTACTGGAGCATTATTTTAAGAAGGAACTTCACAATTTATGCCTCGGTACATCAGCGGGAAACATTTATCTCATTGGAAAGTAAGAATGGAGACATTCAAAAAATCTCTATGATGTGAAAGTGTGGATAATCGCCATGCTTGGAGACAATCCTATTCCTCTTACCAAGAAAGATGAAAAGATAGTAGATGATTGTCAAACATCAACTGAGCTACTAAGTTTAGAAAAATATGTTGATGGTTATTCAAACAAACTCCAAGGCAGGCAGAGAATGTGTTATACAACTCTACCAGTGGTAAGGAATATGAGAAGATATCAGATTGTGATACTACTATGAAAAAATGGGATAAGTTGGAAGTTACATATG
Proteins encoded in this window:
- the LOC125864442 gene encoding homeobox-leucine zipper protein HDG8-like, which codes for MADSGKKQVGESSISQKGSKRKGQGQRHSVEATQKLEAFFKKCRFPDEDQRNQLAIEAGLEPDQIKGWFQNKRTQTKTKNERSDNQNFQNENEKFRREFIEMKEAMENNMRSKCDGPLIGEEERAGNIEKLKINMQRLREERKRIISNIISSYHEKSFVMDSNLAPPNSTLGSLTNSSDECLLRQTIGGSPIGYNSSFHPENNNDNNNVRAHSINIKNIPIISQLEQENYGFHHDNNGEKSVIFEIVVPAINEMLGLVYVNEPLWVKSSVDEGWLIHRESYDRTFSNSNRPYKSSTARIESSRSFGVVPMTAIDLIKNFRDPIKWMNMFPTIVTKARIVDVLDSGNTEVSIQLMYEKLHILSPLVEARDFVFIRCCKQLDQTTWIMVDVSYDLFKEIKTCAPSYAWKFPSGCVIQDTGDGKSMVAWIEHVQIDEKCQVNHIFRDLLCGRQTYEAERWIVTLQRMSERYNFAMPVTYAATDDSQGVFNDISEGVKNVMNLSQRMVKSFCETLSMTDKLGFSTSSHLNNENRVSIRKNEEITQPKGFIATAATSLWVPLSFETIFNLLKDNNTRCQWDVLSGGNNVTERDRVLTGTSSKNCITFIQVFPMPIGNNMLVLQESSIDKMGAFLIYGPIDSTTYTSFLNGVDGEKVVILPSGIIISPDGRLASDMNSNGNAQNGSILTVTFQKLICANNSISQDQHMEAMVYIQSLLSSTVSKIKATLGCSD